The following proteins are encoded in a genomic region of Arcobacter cloacae:
- a CDS encoding DEAD/DEAH box helicase family protein: MSNFSFLKDEFAILASDCIKAESNVLDDPEVSAFYARKALEKSIKFIYEIDEDLDEKLLNELSTFELITHPTFAEILPTELINELHVIRKIGNSASHGKHNITINSKESLYANKCLYKFQKWIVEVYSNYEVNGDYDVLNIAKPKVEKIDDKQIQEKDKLKEENEKLLQELELLKQSLPKFTKEQKKIKREKVSTLEGLSEAQTRALLIDLELREAGYTTENFTKKKDIEYKLTLENGDTGYADYVIWDEDDTPLAVIEAKKYSKSISAGKYQAQLYAQALSKKFDKDVLIFVTNGKIIEYSNDVYPFREIHSFFPKSELKRILQQKKAIQNNKPSTYAINENITDRTYQKRVIKSVLKEFEANKRRALLVMATGTGKTRVSASLSDVLIRADWVRKVLFLADRVELVKQAKNNFNEYLSETCTNLGDEKDLDSRMHFGTYETVHNLIKNAEYNSAYFDLIIVDEAHRTIYKKYKAIFEYFDAFILGLTATPTDEVHRNTYEFFQTDDKEPTDSYSLDIAIKDGNLVPFKAKEIDLGIVKRGIKYEDLSEDEKEEYESKFEEDEEEISSSEINERVLNKETNEEVLKKLHSDGLKINDGNKIGKTIIFARNKKHAEYIKEIFDLLYPHRTKEAEIIHSEISHKDTLMDNFKNPNRNPQIAISVDMLDTGIDVPEILNLVFFKPVKSKTKFWQMIGRGTRLCPNLLGDGINKKEFYIFDFGMNFTYFGLTPEGMPSSKSTSLQERLFLKRVGLIRILEEGEFKKELVSIVKTQIDNLDLGDYRLKKHRFIIEELQTLDLNIITDKVYEDIKTISDYIEDNTKFETQRFQMEILNSQELSIKAKDNKSYIESLKERCKILKSKANTIHTIKNKIEVIDKVLENKYNFLNIDDLEIIRKELEDIADLSIERGNNNPVKTNFRDEILEIREHNSNDFVDKASIQTEIQKRLKEYLDNLVLIQQLEKSKLITSLDIENIKHYVFDIEKNIKDKLEENNDFETLLEDIINSTDKQVANKILDNFISLGNYSSKQIELMTRIKNIVFEKQYINIGKAVSSIKDILGNDNHPLSSEFDKLSENEQDDILDVVKFIEKLEVKVE, translated from the coding sequence ATGAGTAACTTTTCATTTTTAAAAGATGAGTTTGCTATATTAGCAAGTGATTGTATAAAAGCAGAATCAAATGTATTAGATGACCCAGAAGTTTCAGCATTTTATGCACGAAAAGCACTAGAAAAATCTATCAAATTTATCTATGAAATAGATGAAGATTTAGATGAAAAATTACTAAATGAACTTAGTACCTTTGAACTTATTACTCATCCTACTTTTGCAGAGATTCTTCCAACAGAGCTTATAAATGAATTGCATGTTATAAGAAAAATAGGAAATAGTGCATCACATGGAAAACATAATATCACTATAAATTCAAAAGAGAGTTTATACGCAAATAAGTGTTTGTATAAGTTTCAAAAATGGATAGTTGAGGTTTATAGTAACTATGAAGTAAATGGGGATTATGATGTTTTAAATATCGCAAAACCAAAAGTTGAAAAAATTGATGATAAACAAATCCAAGAAAAAGATAAACTAAAAGAAGAAAATGAAAAACTTCTTCAAGAATTAGAACTTCTAAAACAATCTTTACCAAAATTTACAAAAGAACAAAAGAAAATAAAAAGAGAAAAAGTATCTACTTTGGAAGGATTAAGTGAAGCTCAAACTAGAGCTTTATTGATTGATTTAGAGTTACGAGAAGCTGGATATACAACTGAAAACTTCACAAAGAAAAAAGATATTGAGTATAAGCTAACTTTAGAAAATGGAGATACTGGATATGCTGATTATGTGATTTGGGATGAAGATGATACTCCACTTGCAGTTATTGAAGCAAAAAAATACTCTAAGAGTATAAGTGCAGGTAAATATCAAGCACAATTATATGCTCAAGCTTTAAGTAAAAAGTTTGATAAAGATGTTTTGATATTTGTAACAAATGGAAAAATCATAGAATACTCAAATGATGTTTATCCATTTAGAGAAATTCATAGTTTCTTTCCAAAATCAGAACTAAAAAGAATACTTCAACAAAAAAAAGCAATACAAAATAACAAACCATCAACTTATGCAATAAATGAAAATATCACAGATAGAACTTATCAAAAAAGAGTTATAAAAAGCGTTCTAAAAGAGTTTGAAGCAAATAAAAGAAGAGCTTTACTTGTAATGGCAACAGGAACTGGAAAAACTAGAGTAAGTGCTAGTTTAAGTGATGTTTTGATTCGTGCAGATTGGGTTAGAAAAGTTCTATTTTTAGCTGATAGGGTTGAACTTGTAAAACAAGCAAAAAACAACTTCAATGAATACTTGAGTGAAACTTGTACAAACTTAGGGGATGAAAAAGATTTAGATTCAAGAATGCACTTTGGAACTTATGAAACTGTACATAACTTAATAAAAAATGCAGAATACAATAGTGCTTATTTTGATTTGATAATCGTAGATGAAGCACATAGAACTATTTACAAAAAGTATAAAGCTATATTTGAATATTTTGATGCTTTTATTTTGGGACTAACAGCTACTCCCACAGATGAAGTTCATAGAAATACTTATGAGTTTTTTCAAACAGATGATAAAGAACCAACAGATTCATATTCACTTGATATTGCCATAAAAGATGGAAATTTAGTTCCATTTAAAGCAAAAGAGATAGATTTAGGAATTGTTAAAAGAGGAATCAAATACGAAGATTTAAGTGAAGATGAAAAAGAAGAGTATGAGAGTAAATTTGAAGAAGATGAGGAAGAAATATCTTCAAGTGAGATAAATGAAAGAGTTTTAAACAAAGAGACAAATGAAGAGGTTTTGAAAAAACTTCATAGTGATGGACTTAAAATAAATGATGGAAATAAAATAGGAAAAACTATAATTTTTGCAAGAAATAAAAAACATGCAGAGTATATAAAAGAGATTTTTGATTTATTATATCCTCATAGAACAAAAGAAGCAGAGATTATTCATAGTGAAATATCACATAAAGATACTTTGATGGATAACTTCAAAAATCCAAATAGAAATCCTCAAATAGCAATAAGTGTTGATATGCTTGATACTGGAATTGATGTTCCAGAAATACTAAATCTTGTATTTTTTAAACCTGTAAAATCAAAAACAAAATTTTGGCAAATGATAGGAAGAGGTACAAGACTTTGCCCAAATTTATTAGGTGATGGGATAAATAAAAAAGAGTTTTATATCTTTGATTTTGGGATGAACTTCACTTATTTTGGATTGACTCCTGAGGGAATGCCATCTAGTAAAAGTACATCTTTGCAAGAAAGATTGTTTTTAAAAAGAGTTGGATTGATAAGAATTTTGGAAGAGGGTGAATTTAAAAAAGAGTTAGTAAGTATCGTAAAAACTCAAATTGATAATTTGGATTTAGGTGATTATAGACTTAAAAAACATAGATTTATTATTGAAGAGTTACAAACACTTGATTTGAATATCATTACAGATAAAGTTTATGAAGATATAAAAACAATATCTGATTATATTGAAGATAATACAAAATTTGAAACACAAAGGTTTCAAATGGAGATTTTAAATTCACAAGAGTTAAGTATAAAAGCAAAAGATAATAAAAGTTATATTGAAAGTTTAAAAGAAAGATGTAAGATTTTAAAATCTAAAGCAAATACTATTCATACAATCAAAAATAAGATTGAAGTTATAGATAAAGTTTTGGAAAATAAATACAACTTTTTAAATATAGATGATTTAGAGATTATTAGAAAAGAGTTGGAAGATATAGCTGATTTATCTATCGAAAGAGGAAATAATAATCCTGTAAAAACTAATTTTAGAGATGAAATTTTAGAGATAAGAGAACATAATAGTAATGATTTTGTAGATAAAGCATCTATTCAAACTGAAATTCAAAAAAGATTAAAAGAGTATTTGGATAATTTAGTTTTGATTCAACAACTTGAAAAAAGTAAATTGATTACAAGTTTAGATATTGAAAATATCAAACATTATGTTTTTGATATTGAAAAAAATATAAAAGATAAACTTGAAGAAAATAACGATTTCGAAACACTATTAGAAGATATTATAAATTCAACTGATAAACAAGTTGCAAATAAAATTTTAGATAATTTTATCTCTTTGGGTAATTATTCTAGCAAACAAATAGAACTTATGACAAGAATAAAAAATATAGTTTTTGAAAAACAATATATAAATATA
- a CDS encoding restriction endonuclease subunit S, which produces MNKKVKLFELADKKFINVAKGKNLPKNYRDKGDFPVIAAGKSIAYFSSHANYNTNTITISSSGANAGFVWKHTYPIWASDCTVIEVNENINLDYFYLFLLSKQEIIYSFQTGAGQPHVYWKDIKNIEIDLPSLEKQKQIAKTLDKANELIELRKESITKLDALAKSIFIDMFGDPVSNPRGWEVKELNDICEITSSKRVYKSDYVSEGIPFYKIKEIILKSKNIEPEEIEYISKDAFENFASKFGYPQKGDILVTAVGATIGYFYLVDDEKFYFKDGNLIWLRNYKIDINKKFLLYMFQTKEFKNKILGLSKGAAQDALTIIKLKSVFICMPPIDIQNKFAKIIEKIEEQKSLYEKELKKLEENFQALLQKSFQE; this is translated from the coding sequence ATGAATAAGAAAGTTAAGTTATTTGAATTAGCTGATAAAAAATTTATTAATGTTGCTAAAGGTAAAAATTTACCCAAAAATTATAGAGATAAAGGTGATTTCCCCGTAATTGCAGCAGGTAAGAGCATAGCATATTTTTCTAGTCATGCAAATTACAATACAAATACAATTACGATTAGTTCAAGTGGTGCGAATGCTGGATTTGTTTGGAAACATACTTATCCAATTTGGGCTTCTGATTGTACTGTAATTGAAGTAAATGAAAATATAAATTTAGATTATTTTTATTTGTTTTTATTATCAAAACAAGAGATAATATATTCTTTCCAAACAGGTGCAGGACAGCCACATGTTTATTGGAAAGATATTAAAAATATTGAGATTGATTTACCATCACTAGAAAAACAAAAACAAATTGCAAAAACATTAGATAAAGCAAATGAACTTATAGAACTACGAAAAGAATCAATAACAAAACTTGATGCTCTTGCAAAATCTATTTTTATTGATATGTTTGGCGACCCAGTTAGTAATCCTAGAGGGTGGGAAGTGAAAGAATTGAATGATATTTGTGAAATAACATCATCTAAAAGAGTATATAAATCAGATTATGTTTCAGAAGGTATTCCATTTTACAAAATTAAAGAAATCATTTTAAAATCAAAAAATATTGAGCCAGAAGAAATTGAATATATTTCTAAAGATGCATTTGAAAATTTTGCATCAAAATTCGGCTATCCTCAAAAAGGAGATATTTTAGTTACTGCTGTTGGTGCAACAATTGGTTATTTTTATTTGGTGGATGATGAAAAATTTTATTTTAAAGATGGAAATTTAATTTGGTTGAGAAATTACAAAATAGATATTAATAAAAAATTTTTACTTTACATGTTTCAAACCAAGGAATTTAAAAATAAAATTCTAGGATTATCAAAGGGTGCTGCTCAAGATGCACTAACTATTATTAAATTAAAATCTGTTTTTATATGTATGCCACCAATCGATATACAAAACAAATTCGCAAAAATAATAGAAAAAATAGAAGAACAAAAATCACTTTATGAAAAAGAGCTTAAAAAATTAGAAGAAAATTTCCAAGCACTTTTACAAAAAAGTTTCCAAGAATAG
- a CDS encoding HsdM family class I SAM-dependent methyltransferase, translating into MITNELKSQVDKIWETFWTGGISNPLTVVEQFTFLIFIKSLDTAQTKIDKKKRLDSSVKDIFTKENQHLRWQNVSLKTAEDMFATFQTEMFKFIKELADEDSTFSKYMKDATFLIPTAKLLQKVVDMIDKLHLDDKDIKGDLYEYLLSKLATAGTNGQFRTPRHIIKMMAEMMLSNANITKDFKIYDPACGTAGFLINSIEYIKDHKSELLDTLSSKEFEGLFYGNDFDISMARIASMNMMLHSIESAHISNTDALAKFDLDEENKYDLILANPPFKGSLDYDEVAKAILDVAKTKKTELLFVSLILKALKVGGRTAIIVPDGVLFGSTTAHKEIRKEIVTNQQLDAIISMPSGVFKPYAGVSTAIIIFTKTNGHKNDKVWFYDMQNDGFTLNDNRTACEGSDIPDILERFKNLENETKRTRTDKSFFVPIAEIEKADFDLSINRYKETVYETISYDTPSKILEDLEFINSKISVGLEELKELINE; encoded by the coding sequence ATGATAACAAATGAACTAAAAAGTCAAGTTGATAAAATTTGGGAAACATTCTGGACGGGAGGAATATCAAATCCTCTTACAGTTGTAGAACAATTTACTTTTTTGATATTTATAAAAAGTTTAGATACAGCTCAAACAAAAATAGATAAGAAAAAAAGACTTGATAGTTCTGTAAAAGATATATTCACAAAAGAAAATCAGCACCTTAGATGGCAAAATGTTTCACTAAAAACAGCAGAAGATATGTTTGCTACTTTTCAAACAGAGATGTTTAAATTCATCAAAGAGTTAGCAGATGAAGATTCTACTTTTTCAAAATATATGAAAGATGCAACTTTTTTAATCCCAACTGCTAAATTACTTCAAAAAGTTGTGGATATGATAGATAAACTTCATCTTGATGACAAAGATATAAAAGGTGATTTATATGAATATTTACTTAGTAAACTAGCAACTGCTGGAACAAATGGACAGTTTAGAACACCAAGACATATCATAAAAATGATGGCTGAAATGATGTTATCAAATGCAAATATCACAAAAGATTTCAAAATCTACGACCCTGCTTGTGGAACAGCTGGATTTTTAATCAACTCAATAGAATATATCAAAGACCACAAAAGCGAACTTCTTGATACTTTAAGTTCAAAAGAGTTTGAGGGATTGTTTTATGGAAATGATTTTGATATTTCAATGGCAAGAATTGCATCTATGAATATGATGCTTCACTCTATTGAATCAGCTCATATCTCAAATACAGATGCTTTAGCAAAATTTGATTTAGATGAAGAAAATAAATATGATTTAATCCTTGCAAATCCACCTTTTAAAGGTTCACTTGATTATGATGAGGTTGCAAAAGCTATTTTAGATGTTGCAAAAACTAAAAAAACAGAACTTTTATTTGTTTCACTCATATTAAAAGCTTTAAAAGTTGGAGGAAGAACTGCTATCATCGTGCCTGATGGAGTTTTATTTGGTTCAACAACAGCACACAAAGAGATTAGAAAAGAGATAGTAACAAATCAACAGCTAGATGCGATTATTTCAATGCCAAGTGGTGTATTTAAACCTTATGCAGGAGTTAGTACAGCAATCATAATATTTACAAAAACAAACGGACACAAAAACGATAAAGTTTGGTTTTATGATATGCAAAATGATGGCTTTACTCTAAATGACAATAGAACTGCTTGTGAGGGAAGTGATATTCCTGATATTTTAGAAAGATTTAAAAATCTTGAAAATGAAACAAAAAGAACAAGAACAGATAAAAGCTTTTTTGTTCCAATAGCTGAAATAGAAAAAGCTGATTTTGACCTAAGTATCAACAGATACAAAGAGACAGTTTATGAAACTATCTCTTATGATACACCTAGCAAAATACTTGAAGATTTGGAATTTATAAACTCTAAAATAAGTGTTGGATTAGAAGAATTAAAAGAGTTGATTAATGAATAA